In one window of Mytilus galloprovincialis chromosome 6, xbMytGall1.hap1.1, whole genome shotgun sequence DNA:
- the LOC143080122 gene encoding protein unc-93 homolog A-like, whose product MSNMEEQILGLENNKTSSLSMGYGSVESPKNPQPPFNKDDEPHQKTDPVPIGKTKILKNVLVVSIGFMFLFTSFQSLSNLQSTLNKDDGLGTGGLSVVYGALVVSCMLFPSFVIAHLGCKWTVALSMWCYIVYMALNFYAVWETIIPASIIVGLGAATLWSAKCSYLTQLAVWYARLTGASKDDVINRFFGFFFMIFQTSQIWGNLISSTVFAVTPGNTTEDLDSCGANFDPTAPAANNSNLDRPEDEKVYILCGIYVGCAVIAFCTIALLLDNITLDKKQQTGDAKISVKLFLSTLKHWWQSTPQKLLTFLTIYSGIEQAFITGDFTKSYISCAIGIWNVGYVMICYGVVDAICSFAFGRLVQFVGHAPFFLLAFLLHGGTQVALFLWQPEADNQILFYVFAALWGMGDAIIQTQINALYGYLFTNNTEAAFANYRLWESIGFILAFAWSGILVTKVKLGLCLGFLTLGMFFYTFVEIQDRRKNQRVFTKDEDKSPLF is encoded by the exons ATGTCGAATATGGAAGAACAGATACTTGGACTGGAAAATAATAAAACCTCATCACTTTCCATGGGCTATGGGAGTGTGGAATCGCCTAAAAATCCTCAACCACCGTTTAACAAAGACGACGAGCCTCATCAAAAAACAGATCCTGTACCAATCGGGAAGACGAAGATTCTTAAAAATGTTCTTGTTGTCAGTATTGGATTTATGTTCCTATTCACTTCATTCCAGTCTCTATCTAATCTCCAAAGTACATTAAACAAAGACGACGGACTCGGAACAGGTGGATTGTCTGTTGTATACGGCGCCCTTGTTGTATCCTGTATGCTATTTCCATCTTTTGTTATCGCGCACCTTGGATGCAAATGGACTGTGGCACTATCAATGTGGTGTTATATTGTCTATATGGCTTTAAATTTTTACGCCGTATGGGAGACAATTATACCAGCTTCAATAATTGTTGGATTAGGCGCAGCTACTTTATGGTCCGCTAAGTGTTCGTATCTTACACAACTTGCTGTGTGGTATGCTAGATTGACAGGTGCATCAAAAGATGACGTTATTAATAGATTTTTTGGTTTTTTCTTCATGATATTTCAAACAA GTCAGATTTGGGGAAATTTGATTTCTTCTACTGTATTTGCTGTAACACCAGGAAATACTACAGAAGACCTGGATTCGTGTGGTGCAAATTTTGATCCAACTGCACCAGCAgcaaataattcaaatttagatCGACCGGAAGACGAAAAG GTGTACATATTATGCGGTATTTACGTCGGTTGTGCTGTGATAGCGTTTTGTACTATTGCTTTACTTTTGGACAATATTACACTCGACAAAAAACAGCAGACTGGTGATGCAAAGATATCGGTAAAACTGTTCCTGTCGACATTGAAACATTGGTGGCAGTCCACGCCACAGAAACTACTAACATTCCTAACGATATACAGTGGTATTGAGCAAGCTTTTATAACAGGAGACTTTACAAAG TCCTACATCAGTTGTGCAATAGGAATATGGAACGTTGGCTACGTGATGATATGTTATGGTGTTGTTGATGCTATATGTTCCTTTGCTTTTGGACGATTGGTGCAGTTTGTTGGACATGCACCGTTCTTCCTCTTAG cttTTTTACTGCACGGAGGAACCCAAGTAGCTTTGTTTCTATGGCAACCAGAAGCAGACAACCAGATCCTGTTTTACGTATTTGCTGCATTATGGGGAATGGGTGATGCAATTATACAAACACAGATAAATG CCCTATATGGATATCTATTTACCAATAACACAGAAGCAGCATTCGCCAATTACAGATTGTGGGAATCAATCGGATTCATTTTGGCCTTTGCATGGAGTGGAATTTTGGTAACGAAAGTCAAACTTGGACTTTGCCTTGGATTCTTGACTTTAGGAATGTTCTTTTATACATTCGTAGAAATCCAGGATCGTCGTAAAAATCAAAGAGTCTTCACAAAGGACGAGGATAAAAGTCcacttttttaa